The Candidatus Tanganyikabacteria bacterium sequence AAGGATCGGATAGGCCGCGACTACCCGGCCGGCGTCCTGGGCGCCGCCACGGTCTACGAGTGGACCGGCGACCCGTCGCGCGGGCGGGATCTCAAGCTGCGCGTCGTCGGCCGCGAGACGCTAGCCGCGGCCGGCCGCACGTTTCAGACGGTAGTATTCGAAGGGCACGACGGCATGTTCCGGTCGAAGACCTGGCAGGCCGCGGGCTTCGGCGAGGTGCAGTCCGAGGTGCGATCGGGCCCGGTCCTGCTGTCCCGGCGCCGCCTCGTGGCGATCGAGCGCTGACCGATCACCTCATGGGCGGCAAGCGACCGGTCGGCCACTGGGACGGGCCGCCGGGGTAGCCGGGCAAGCCCCAGTGCGTACCCGGCGCGTGCGGGGTGTGCGGCAGCTCCGGATACTGCTGCTTGTGGTGGAAGAACGGGTTACCGTGCTGGACCCGGCCCCAGAACAGCCACGCTTGGTAGGCGGCCATCGGATCGCGCATGCCGGGCCAGTAGTGCGGCGTCTTCATGAAGTCGAGCACGCCCTCGCCCGGGTGGAGGTGCGGCCGATGCGGCGCCGGACCCATCTGCGGAGGCGGCTCGGGACCCATCTGTGCCCAGGGTCGGGGCCTCGGCGGCCACTGGCCCGTCGACCAGGCCGCACCTGGACCGAGGGGCCCCTGCAGGCTCCCGGGGAGCTGCGGCGTCCCGCCCGCCTGGGGCGACGCCGGCTGCGACATCGCGTCGCCTCCCATCGGTCCCATGGCCGCTCGCCTGTCGCCCGCCGCCTGCAGCGGCTGGCTGGCGCCGCATCCCGCCGCCAACAGCGCGGCGACTCCGGCCGCAACGAATGCCCTAGCGACGTCGCGAGACCGAAACTGACAGCCGGCACTCATTCGATCCCCCTCCTGGCGAGGCCAGCACCCTATTCGGGCCGCCGAAGTGCCACTTCGGCCCAGGAGACGAAAAGGTCCTCCACCGCCGGAGTGGCGCCAAAATCAGGGGCCTGGGAAAACGTGCCGGAAGTTGGAGGGAGGTCCGAATGAGTCGGCCGGGGGGTAATCTCACCTTGCTGCTGGCGCTGGCCGCCGTTGCGGGGTGCGGCGTGAAACCGCCAGGCGAGAGCGGCTACCAGGTGCAGCAAGTGGATTACACCCAGGGCCTGTGCCGTATCGGCCTGGATCGGTGTCAGAGCATCAGCGGCTACGGCTCGATCGATTGCATCGACCGGTACCAGTACTGCCTGACGGTGATGGGCCCGCGCAGCGGGTACGTCCCGCCATCGCAGCGGGGCTACTCGCCGCCGCTGAGCTATCCGCCACCGGTGGCCTATCCGCCGCCGGTGACCTATCCGCCGCCGGCGCCGCCGACCGCCTTCGGCCCGCCGAGCCCGACCGAGGACGTCTACTACATGAAGGCCGACCCGCCGGGACAGCCGCAACCGCCACAGCAGCAGCAGCAGCAGCGGTGGATTCCGCCGGGCCGGACCTGGGGCAGGTAATCCCTACGCTTCTCCCCACTACCAGATCGGTAGCGGGCCGCGGCAACGGCGGCGCTGTCCGAAACCGCGGGTGATGCTGGCCAGAACTACCTAGGGGTCGATCGGCCGTCGCGGCTAGAGTACCCGGGACAGAAGAGGTCGCGTGAATGCCGATCGAATTGGTCCGGGACCTGCCCACCCTGGAAGCGCTCGCGAAAGGCTGGACGAGCCTTCCGGCGGATCATCCCTTCGCCACCTTCGGCTTCGCCCGCGCGTGGCTCGCCCACTTCCGGGAGTCGGCCGAACCCTTCGCGATCGTCCGGACCGACGGCACCGGGACGCTGGACGCCGTCGCGGCCTGGGCGATCGTGACCGGCCCGGGCGGCACCAGGCTGCTCACCGGGGTGGGCGCGCGCGACGCCGGCCTCCACGACCCGATCGTCCGCCATGCCAAGGACATGCCGGCGTTCGCGGGCGACATCGCCGGCGCCTTGCGGGCGGCCCGGGGGCAGTGGGACCTGCTGGCCCTCGTCCTCCGCCCCGCCGCGAGCGGCCCCTTGCTAGCGAGCCTCCCGCGTGTCGGCTGGACCATGGCGGCGCCGGTGCCATGGGAGCAACACGCGGTCATCGAGTTCGCGGCCGGGTGGGACGCCTACTGGGCGGAACGCTCCCGCCACTTCGCCGACACGAGGCGCAAGGCCCGCAAGATCGCGCAGCGACCTCACCGGTTCTACCTCGCGAGCCCCGCCCGGGCGCGCGATTTGATGCCCGACCTCTTCCGCCTGCACGCGGAAAACCTGGC is a genomic window containing:
- a CDS encoding GNAT family N-acetyltransferase → MPIELVRDLPTLEALAKGWTSLPADHPFATFGFARAWLAHFRESAEPFAIVRTDGTGTLDAVAAWAIVTGPGGTRLLTGVGARDAGLHDPIVRHAKDMPAFAGDIAGALRAARGQWDLLALVLRPAASGPLLASLPRVGWTMAAPVPWEQHAVIEFAAGWDAYWAERSRHFADTRRKARKIAQRPHRFYLASPARARDLMPDLFRLHAENLAALGDWRELYLFLATYLPDAVARGDACMPILEIDGKIAAIDLLLRSGPCCYGFLRALDPEFRHLGAGIALTTWALEKLAGDGVRTVDCGAGQHDWKARFATGALATVCVQVPVTPAGLLALDRAWLRRYASHRLSWARRLLARPAAS